In Candidatus Zixiibacteriota bacterium, the DNA window ATCGATGAGCTGACCGAGGGCGGAATTGAATTCGAAAAAACGCCTACATTCCTTCTGACCGATACCAGTTCCATATCGCGGTTGACTGGTCTGCTGGAACGAGGGGTCGAGGATATCATCGCCCGGGATAACAATCTCGATATGCTGGTCACCAAAATCAGTAAATTCCAGGCTCGCAGTAAAACGCGGGTCAATAAGAGCGATGAAGTGGCTGGAGGAACCTCGGGCGCCCGCGGACGGCTGGCGGATATGAATCTGATAGATTTACTTCAGGCGCTCGGTCCCAGTCTGAAAACTGTCAAAATATCTGTCATAAACAGTGCCGCCGAAGGTGACCGCCTGACTATTTATCTCGATCGGGGTTCTTTGAGTTTTGCGCAACTGCGGGATCTGGTCGGGGCCGAGGCGGTTTACGAAGGGCTGACCTGGGGGGACGGAATCTGGACGGTGGAGCCAATTGGCCCGGAAAGTCTTCCTGCGCCCAACAATGATCTCTCCAACGAATCGATCCTGATGGAAGGATGCCGCTTGATGGATGAGAAACTTAAATCCGGCCAGTTGCTTTAAACCCTTATTCGGCCGATTTCTTGGCCGATTTTTCCCATAATTAATGGCCTCCATCATTCCGGGAAGGTCAGAAGGTCCACTGGGGGGCATGGAAATTGATGGAGGTCGTATGGTAGACTAAAATTAACTTACAAGAGTAATGACGAAGCCTTACAATTTTCGTGTAAATGGATGTTTTTTATTTGACAAAATAACCCGGTATCCGGGCTATAAGCCCCCAATGGTGTCCCCTCGCCAAAGGTCTTGTCTCAGAAATAATTATGATGTATATTTTAAAACCGAATTTACGTAAATTTAACCGGTGAGAGTGCAAGGCGAAATGGCGAAAAAAACGTTAATCATTATACTTCTGATAAGCGGCGTTATCATGCAGTCGGTTGCCTCTGAAGAAACCGCAGAAAGAAATAACTTCAGGCATTTAAAAATATCGTTTTCGGAACGCCTGCGATTGGTGACCTGGGACAATACCATAACCCTGGCCGATTCAGCCGCCCAAACCACCACTTTTACCCGTCACCGGACCAGCCTGATGGGGCAGTATTATCCTGATCCGAAAATGGAACTGGCCCTGAAACTGACCAACGAATTCCGCTATTATTTTATACCGGCCGACCGCGAATTCGAGATCGATGAGATTTTTGTCGATCAGCTTTATTTGAAATGGAATCTGAAAAAGCCGCTGGATGGGATTCTGACTCTTGGAAGACAGAATATTATGCTGGGTGAGGGGTTTATCGTAATGGACGGACATCCTCTGGACGGTTCCCGCTCGATTTATTTCAATGCCGCGCGGTTCGACTGGCGGATAACTCCCGGGCATGAACTAACCGTTTTTTACAGCTATCAGGAAGAAATCGATGAATGGCTTCCGGTGATAAACGAAGTTGACCAGGTTTTGGTCGAGCAACCCGAGGAAGGGATCGGTTTGTATTATTCCGGCAGGATAAACCGCTATGATATCCAGGGGTATTATGTTCGGAAAAATGTCGATGCCAACAATATCGATACGCTAGCATCGGAAATCAACACGATCGGGGGTCGGATTGTATCTCCATTGATTGAGAGTCTGTCGGTAACCGGCGAGGGAGCATTCCAGTTCGGCCAAGCGGGACAATATGATCGGGCCGCATTCGGGGGGTATTTTCATCTTGATTATAAAACGGTCTGGCCTTCGTATCTGCCGAAAATGATTCAGCTGGGAGTTATCTGCCTGAGCGGGGATAATCGGGCTACCGAGAAAGATGAAGGGTGGAATCCAATATTTGCCCGCTGGCCCAAGTGGAGCGAATCGTATATTTATACCCAGATCAAAGAGGACCGGGTGGCCTGGTGGACCAATCTGGCCTCGCTTTATGGCCGGTGCGATTTCGATTTCACTCCGAAGATTAACCTCAGTTTGCAATATCACCATTTGATGGCTCCGCGGGTGGCGGACCCGGAATCGGCTTTTCCCGGCGGAGATGGACATAACCGCGGTAACCTTTTCATCGGCCTGTTGAAATTCGTCATCGATAAGAACTTGACTGGTCATTTTCTGTGGGAAGGTTTTCTGCCCGGCAATTATTATTTTCATGGAGCCGACGGATACAGCTGGGTTCGGGCCGAACTCCTTTTCAAGGTCGGATAGACTTCAACTCCGTAATCAAACTATCGAGATCGTTTATCGGTATGGCTCCAATTTCAGCGAGAATCCCACGGTAGTTTTCAATTCCACGCCCGCCGGCAAGAATCGAAATATCGCCATTGAGTAGTTTTTTCAACCGACGCAGTTCCCGTACCAGAAGAGGATCATTTAAAGGATAAACAATACTCAGAATGACTACTGGTGCTTCCCTTGTATTGGCGGCATGGGCAATATCATCGGCAGGCATATCCGGCCCGAGATAAATCGGCCGCCAGCCCTCGAATGAGGACAGAATTGCCGCAATCATTGCCCCGAATTCATGGGTCTGACCGCGAGGCGTGGTGGCTATTAGAACAGGGGCAGAATGGGATAATCTGAGAGAAGACATCATCTCGCCCAGAAAAGTCCGAATAACCGCCGAAGCGAGATGCTCGTGAACAATTTTAAGACTGCCCCTGGCCCAGAGATTGCCAATTTCATACATCAGGGGCTGAATAACCTTTGTAATCAATACCCGCTGACTCAAATCAACCGAGGCGCGCAACAAAACCGCCTCCAGTTTGACGGAATCAAGTTCATGGATAGCCATAATGCAATTTTCGATGATTTCGCGTAACGGTTGCCCCGCTCCCGGGCCATTCAACTTTGAATCCTGATAAGGTATGGATGGTGATTTGGAATTTTCACCCAGCATATTCCGGAGTTCTCCAGTCGATAAACCGGCAATCTGACTGATACTTTCGCCGGATTCAGTGGCCTGATGCAGCAGTTTCAGTTTTTCAATATCCTCATCGGAATACAGCCTTTGGTTAGTACTCGATCGCTCCGGAAGGATAGCCCTGTAACGTCTCTCCCAAATCCTGATCAGATGGGGGGAGAGGCCGGTTTTTTTGGAGACGACTCTTATGGGGTGTTTTGCAATCATAATGTACCATACATATATTATTGTCAAAGTTTTGTCAAGGTATATAATGTAAACTTGCTTTAAATTGTTCCTTGTTACAATAGTATAACAATATAATTATGCCAATAGAAATTATAAACCATTGTAATATAATAAGATATTAAATATTCAAGATTCTTATACAATATGGGAACAATAATTAGACATTTTCTGTTATGATAGTCATGGAAGACAGAAAACACTAATGAAGGAGGATTTAAGATGAAATCGTTTAACATTATCGTGGCGGCGCTTCTGGTGATTGGCGGTCTGAATTGGGGGCTGGTTGGGCTTTTCAATTTTGATCTGGTCGAAAGCATTTTTGGCGACATGACTGCACTCAGTCGCATTGTTTATGGCCTGGTCGGTCTCAGTGCCCTGTATCAGATAATCCAATTCAAGTCAATTCAGCAGCGCACAAACGTTGTTTCAGAAAGTAATTAATCCGTAGGGCTGTGGTAATCAAAAGGGGCGGGCAATCAGCCCGCCCCGAAAAGAGGAAAATCAATTTATTATTAAGAGGTATGGAAAGATGTTAAGCAAAAGAATTATTGCAGGATTTACAGCCATCGTTTTAGGTTTGATCTTTGTCGCCGGATGCAGTGATGATGACAATAATCCCATGAAATCTGTTTCTAAGATGACTTCATCCATTCGTGTAATTCATGCCAGCTATGATGCGCCCGAGGTTGATATTCGGGTTGACGGAACCGTGGCCATCGGAGGACTTGGTTACGGGCAATCATCAGGATATGCCGAAATTTCTGATGGTGTGCGCAATATTTCGGTGACTCCGGCTGGTGCCAACTCACCGGTTGTGATTGAAGCCGATCTGGATCTTGAGGTAAACACCTCATACACTGTCTTCGCAGTTAACAATCTCGGTTCGATTGAGCCGGTGGTGGCGGTTGATGATCGGTCGCAAGTGCAGAGCAAGGCCAAGGTTCGTTTTCTTCATGCTTCGCCTGATGCCCCGGCGGTGGATATTAAATTGAACAGCGGCGACGGTCCGACCGTGTTTGTCAATAAGGCCTTCAAGGATATTACCGAGTATGCCGAGGTAGATCCCGGTTCTTATACTTTTGTGGTAACCCCGTCCGGAGACAATTCCGAAGTTCTTATTTTTGAACCAATTAATGTCACTGCCGGTGTGATCTACACTGCGGTGGCTCATGGGACACTGGACAATACCGACCTTTATGATTTGGCAGTCCGCATTTTCGTGGACAACAACGATGGCGACCTGTTTGTGGATTTGAAGCCGGCTGTCACCAAAGTCCTGGTGGCCCATGCTTCCCCTGATGCACCGGGGGTGGATTTATTGATTGACGACCTAGTGATAAACAATACCTCTCTGACCTTTCCCAACAATACCGGCTATCTCGATGTAAATGCCGGTGATCGGGGAGTTAAAGTTAATGTCAGCGGAAGCATGACAACGGTTATTAATGCCGGACTTAATCTTGATGCCGGTATGGCCTACTCCATTTTTGCAGTGAACAGCGTATCCAATATTGAGCCGCTGGTTCTGGTTGATGATCTGACGACTCCGGCGGCCGGCATGGCTCATATTCGCTTCCTGCATCTTTCTCCCGATGCTCCGGCGGTAGATATTACCCTGACTGACGATACGGTGGTTTTTGGAAACAAGGCTTTCAGAGATTATACTTCTTTTACACCGCTTAATGCCGGCTTGTATGATTTACAGGTAAGAGCCGCCGGGACTTCAATGGTCATCCTGAATCTGCCCGGAATCAATCTTGAGGATGGCAAGATTTATACTGTTTTTGCCAAAGGATTTCTGGCTGGCAGTGGTGACACAGCCATCGGGGCGGCGATCATTGTCAATAACTGATATTTTATCTTCAATTTTTAGTGTAGATGGCAAATGGCCGATCTGATTTCGGATCGGTCGTTTGCTTTGATGGTAATCGACACCACGAAGTCGAATCCCCGGGGCAATTGTCTATATTGGACCATCTCCGTATTTCGGCGAGTTTTGTGATTGTGGGTTATTACGATCAAAATTATCGTGTAATGTGAAAAGATTCACTTGCGCCGGCCGATTAAATTTTTTATTATTTAGAGCGAATTTGTCGATGTTTGCCAACATGAAAAACTTGCTTTGGGGTTAATAAAGGTCATGGGAGTCATAAAATTATATTCAGCAATTTCTGTTTTATTGATTTTTTTAGTATTTGTGTCAGGTCCGGCGATGGCCGTGGAAAGCGCCGATTGTCTTGAATGTCATGAAAAGACCACCGGTGAGAAAGAGAGCGGTTACGACCGCGCCATGGCCATGTCGATCCATGACGGCCTGGAGTGCATCGATTGCCATACCGGGATCAGCGATCTGCCGCATGATGAAGACCTGCCGAAAGTTGATTGCGGTACCTGTCATGATGAGGCCGCCAGGATTTACACCCAGCACGGGCGGATGAGCCTGAAGGACGGCTACGATATTCCCGAATGTATTGATTGCCACGGCAAACATGATATCCTTCCAGCGGCCGATAAAAACTCGAGAGTGAATCCAATCAACCTTCCCGAAACCTGCGGCCGCTGTCATGATGATATCGATCTGACCAAACGTCATGATATTCTGTACGGCAAAGCGGTGGAGCTTTATAAAAGCAGTGTTCATGGTCAGGCCGCGCTGGGCGGGGTGTATGTGGCGGCCACCTGCAACGACTGTCATTCCACCGGGGGCACGGCCCACCGGATTCTCGGCCCCGGTAACCCGGAATCGTCGATCAATCATTTTAATATTCCGAAAACCTGCGGCAAGTGCCACCAGAATGTGGAAAACGACTATTGGGAAGGTATCCACGGCAAGCTGGTCAAGCGGGGGGAAACGGATTCCCCGGTCTGTACCGATTGCCACGGCGAGCACGGTATCATTTCACCGAGCAACCCGGAATCCCGGGTGAGTCCCTCACGGGTGGCCGAGGCAACCTGTTCTCCGTGCCATGAGTCGGCCCGTCTCAACGAAAAATACGGTATTCCATCGGGACGGTTGCAAACCTATGTGGACAGCTACCATGGCTTGAAAAGCAAGGCGGGCGACCTGACCGTGGCCAACTGCGCCTCCTGTCACGGGGCCCATCGCATTCTGCCGCACACCGATCCGACGTCCTCGATTTACCCGGCCAATCTCCAGGAAACTTGCGGCCACTGCCATCCCGGAATTACGGCGGAAATGGCCAAAACACCCATTCATAGTACCCCCGGAATATCCCAGACGCCGGTGGCCGGTATTGTCAAGAGTATTTATATCGTGGTAATTACTCTGATAATCGGTCTGATGGTGGTTCACTGGCTACTTGATTTGCGCAAGAAGCTCAAACAGGTCAGCGAAGGCGATCAGGTCAGGCGGATGACGATCGGCGAGGTCTGGCAGCATACGTTCCTGATGGTTTCCTTTATTGTTCTGGTCATTTCCGGATTCGCTCTCCGGTTTTATAATTCCTGGTGGGTCAATACCCTGTTCGGCTGGGAGGGCGGATTTCCTTTGCGGGGAATCATACATCGGGTCGCGGCCGTGGTTTTTGTCTTAACCGCTATCTGGCATGTGGTATATTTATTCTCACCGCGGGGCAAGCAATTCCTGAAGGATATGATGCCGGGTTTGAGAGATTTTCACGGCTTTGTGAAAACTATTCTGTACAATATCGGTATCGGCAAAATTAAGCCGGGATTCGGGCGTTTCAGCTATGTCGAGAAAGCGGAATACTGGGCCCTGGTCTGGGGGACAGTGATTATGATCATCAGCGGCTTTTTCCTCTGGTTCGACAATTTCGCGGTGGAATGGTTCCCCAAGGGATTTCTGGATGTGGTCCTGGTGATTCATTATTATGAAGCCTGGCTCGCTTTCCTGGCCATTCTCATCTGGCATATGTATTCGACCATCTTCAATCCCGATGTATACCCCATGAATCCTTCCTGGTACACCGGCAAGATGCCCAGGAGAATGTACGAACATGAACATGCCGAAGATTTGAAACTGACGGGAACACCGACAATTACCCCGGATGAAAATAAAAGCGGGGATATGCCCGATCATAAAGGCTGATCGTAATAGATATGGGCGGGAATAACAGGCGGCAGTTGATTCCGGCCGGGATAATGGCGGCGGCTCTGCTTGTTGGCTGGATATGGCTCCCGGTTTTGCCGGCCGCGGGGCAATTGATCAATGATTGTCTGACCTGTCATGAAGACCCCAACCTCACCGGCGAGCGGGATGGCCGGCAGATTTCCGTTTATCTCGATATCGGAAAATACCGGAAGTCGATGCATGGTGAAATGGAATGTATCGACTGCCACAGCGACCTTGACGGGGTAGAGGATTTTTCCCATACCGAACGACTGGAACCGGTCGATTGCGGTCTTTGTCATGTTGAAATCGCGGAAATATACAACGGCAGTCTCCACGGCCGGGCGGTGAAAGAGGGGGGCAGGCTGGCCCCGAGATGCGCCGATTGTCACGGCGCCCATGATATTCTGGCCGTTTCTTCACCCGATTCCCGGGTGACCAAATTCAATATACCTTTTGTCTGCAGTCGCTGTCACAAGGAAGGAACGGCCGTTTCGGAAACGTATGATATCCCGCAGGACAGTATCCTCATCCATTATTCGGAGTTGATTCATGGGGTGGGGCTGTTTAAGCAGGGTTTGACGGTAACGGCAGTATGTTTAGTTTCTGTATATGAAAGAAAAATACTATGAAAAAATTGAAATTCCCGCGACTGGCCTATAACTGGTTGAGCGGAATAGGGATTGTCGGCGCCGTCATAACCATTCTCCTGATGACTTTTCTTTATGTGATCGGGATATTTACCCGGGTTACCAATCCTTATCTGGGGATATTTCTTTACATGGTTCTGCCTCCGATCCTGGTGGTCTCGCTGTTGCTTATTCCTCTGGGGATGTTTCGAACCTGGCGACGGGTCCGGAAAACCGGGGAGGTCAGCTATCCCAGCTGGCCCTATGTGGACCTGAATCAGAAAAGCCACCGTAATGCCGCCCTGGTATTCATTCTCGGCACCGGATTGTTTGTCCTGGTCAGCGCCGTGGGGGGATACGAAGCCTATCATTATTCCGAATCGGTCGCTTTTTGCGGTAAGACTTGCCATACGGTCATGAAACCGGAGTTCACAGCATACCAGAATTCACCTCATGCCCGGGTGGCCTGCGTGGCCTGTCATGTCGGTCCGGGGGCGGACTGGTTCGCAAAATCGAAAATATCGGGGCTTTATCAGGTTTATGCCGTCATAGCGAATGTTTACCCGAGGCCGATTGAAACCCCGATTAGAAATCTTCGTCCGGCCCGGGAAACCTGCGAGCAGTGTCATTGGCCGGCCAAGTTTTTCGGAGGCCAGCAACGCGTTTTCAACCATTACATGTATGATCATGATAATACCCGCTGGTCGATCAATCTGCTGGTTAAAACCGGCGGTGGTAACCCCGAAGTCGGTCGTCCCTCCGGTATCCACTGGCATACCTTCCTGACCAATAATATCGAGTACATCGCCCGTGACCGGCAATTGCAGAATATCCCCTGGGTCAGGGCCACCAATATCGAAACCGGGAAAGCAACGGTTTACCGGGACAAGGAGAATCCGTTGAGTGATGAGGAAATCGCGGCCGCAACTCCGCGCCGGTTCGACTGCATGGATTGCCACAATCGCCCCAGTCATATATATCATTCTCCGGATTATGACGCCGATATAGCCATGGAGGCCGGACGGATCAATACGACTCTACCGGATATCAAGCAAGTTGCGGTCAAAGCGATGGCGGCCAAATATGAGAATGATACGGCCGCTACCAACGGTATCGCGGGAGCCATTACCGAATATTACCGCGATCATTATCCGGAAATAATTAAAACCCGTCCGGATGATATCAACGATGCTATCGCCGCGGTGCAGGATAAGTATGCACAGAGTATTTTCCCGGAGATGAAAGTCCGCTGGGAGGTTTATCCCGATAATATCGGCCATTTTATCAGTCCCGGATGTATGCGCTGTCACACCGGTAGCCTGACCACCGAGGACGGCCATATCCTTTCCCGTGACTGTACTATCTGTCATACGATTATTTCGCAGGGAAAAGACGGTGCAACCGTTATGGCGACTTCGCCCGATGGTCTTGAGTTTGTTCACCCGGAAGATATTGACGAAGCCTGGAAAGAAATGAATTGCAACGAGTGCCACAGCGGCACTCAACCATAGTGATTATTGGTCTTGAGGTGGTTTGATTTCGCGGTCGGATTTTATTTCTTCAAACGATTGTGAAGCTCCAGCCAGTCGCGCATCTCCCGGACATTTTTAGCCATGTACCAGCGGCCGTTGGCAAAAACGCCATAATCGGCTCCCATCATGGCCGCCGCGAACCGGGTGGAATTGACATAGAACAACCACTGCTCGGTCCATTGTTTCTCGATAGCCTCATCGAAAATAATCGATCCCTGGGGTAAACCCAGGGCTAATCCCTCGGTCCAGATGGTGGTCATCAGATCGGTGGCCTGCCAGGTCATTTCATTGGTCGTCTCCACCGCCCGATCCAGGGCGGCGAAATGCCCCTCGGTCCAGGTTGTTGAATGACACGCCCGACAAACCTTCTGCATATTATGCAATCTTTTTTCCTGTTCCTTCCGGTCAATCAAAAATTCCTCGACCGGTTCACCGGTTAATTCCGTCGGTAGCGGAAAACCGGCCTTATTGGTGATAATGGAGGTATTGGGTGTGGCCGGGTGAGGATGAGAATAAATCAACCCGAACAACCGCTGTGGCAGGCGATCGTTCATGCGGTGGGTCCGTTCGGATATGATTGTTCCATCCTTATCGGTAACCAGGCTGATATGACAGACGGCGCAGGTGGGGGCGGCGAAATCACGGCCGGCGGTCCAGGGAACCGGTTCAAAATCCCAGTGGCTGTTTTGAGAAAAGAATACATTTCCATGTTTGCTGACCTGGTAAACCGGGTAGGCCGGGACATCGGGTCCCTTATGGCACTGGGCGCAAGTGTACGGCTTGCGGGCGGTTTCAATGGAAAAAACATGGCGCGTGTGACAGGCGGTACAAGCCCCGAAAGAACCATCGGGATTGATCCGTCCCACCCCCTGATTGGGCCAACCCTCCAGCACCGGGAATTCCAGGGTCCCCAAATCGGTTTCACGTTTGGCCGTTCCGGTTACCCGGATTTCGGTGCCATGGCAGGACAGGCACGACGACATATCGGTGAGCGGATCTGATTCACCGGTGGTCAGTTGATTGTCGATCAGTTCCGGAAGACCATTGATTTCATTGACCATGGTTTGATAAAGGTCATTCTGCGTCAGATTGATATTAGCGAAGGACATGATGTTTTTCGAATACTGTTCCCACTCGGCGGGATGGCAGACGGCGCAATCATTGGGCGATACCACCGCATGGACCGGGTAATCGAAATGCTCGAAGGTATCCTCATGTTCGCCGGGCAGAAGAGTATGGCATTCGGCACACCCGACCACCGTCCCGGTCAGGTACCCGGGCGAATCACTGATCGAAACCCGGCGCTCAATCTCGGGCAACAGGAGCGCTTCGGCCGGAGTCATCCGGGCATGACGACTGTGGTACCAATCCTCCACCAGTCCCGGCATCAGGTCGGCGTGACAGTCGAGGCAGGCCTGAGTGGCCGGACTGATATCGCCCGCTCTGACGCCCGCCAGAAGCAAAAATCCGATAACAGCTGTACCGATGGTTATGTGAAATTTTTTCATGATGCCATAAAATAAGAAAAACATTTATTCACTTTCCGTCAAAAATTATGAGGGAAAGCTAAAAAATCACACGCTTTTAGTCAAGTTGTTCCAATAAAAAAGCACCCCGTCGCGGAGCGCTTAAAATTCTGTCGAAAAAGAATTATTTGCCTTCCGTGGCCTCTTTCTTTTCCTCTTTGACCGGTTTAGCGTGAATGCCGGTTTTCATCATCTCGGCGAAATTATAAGCCTCTTTGGGTCGGAATTCCTCCGGGACATTTTCATTATGGCATTTCTTGCAGGTGTTTTCATCGGGAATCAACAGCCCATTGGCAATGGCCTGCTCACGATCCTTCATAATGCTCATTTTCTTGTAATCATTTCCCGCACCATGACAGGCTTCACACTGCACCCCGGTCAGCAGTTCACCCTCGGTGGTGGTACCGGTGGAATGACAGCCGATGCACTTCTCATTCTTCTGCGCCTTCTCGTCGAGACTTTCCCAGGCCTTGGCATGTTTGGTCTCCAGCCATGAGGGATAAACGCCGTCTTTCTTGTGGCATATTTTGCACTTGTCCACCCCGGCAAAATCGTGTTTCGGTTTTTCCTCGGATGCCCAGACCATGGTGAAAACGAACAACAGGCTTACCGCCATCATTAAAATTGCCAGATTTTTCACTGTTCAGCCTCCTGGATTGTATTATGCGGTTTTAATATTTCCCTGTAATTTCCTCATGATCATTATACAAAACGGATCCGACCGGAGCAACATTTTTTTAGATATTTATTATTCAGGTCAAGTTTAACCTTGACTGGATGACTCCTATTTATTAGACTCCTTACAAGTTAGTTAATTACAACTACTCCAGGGACAAATGGGCTGTAGAGAGAGACTTACCGCCGCCGATCGGCGGCGGCAAATGGTGTTCGGGGCAAGGTTGCTTTTATCCAAATATGAATTCAATCCTGTATCTGTGTATCGAACGGCGATTGCCCATCGTTTTAACCCGCCCGCTTTGAATTGTAACTCGCCCTTCAAAGGAAATCTGTACCTTCAGGTAATGGAATCTGCCGGAGATAATGGAAATAATATAGCCTTTATCACTCGGGCCGAAAGAATTTCCCGGTCGGAAATGGTGAAAGAATTCATATTGGAACCGATCAAATTTGGTTTTCTTTTTCAGATATTGTGAATAAAGGGATTTAAATAAACTGCTCGGCTAAGTCAACTGATTTGAGAGGAATGCCTATGAAAAAAAAGATAGGACTCGCGGCTTTGCCGGTAAGGGTCTTTAGGGTTATGCTGACGCTTGGCATAATCTGGATGTTTTCGGCATCGGCATTAGCCATGTCCACGCCTCCCGGAGCCCTTCTGGTCGGAGATGAAACCTGCCTGAGTTGCCATGATCAAATCGGCGAGGAATTCGCCAAAACGCTTCATGGTACGATTGCGGAATTGCAATCATCGAATCGGGCGATCACCTGCGAATCATGTCACGGTCCGGGATCGGTTCATGCCGATGAATCCGATCCGGAGAAAATTATTAATCCCGCCAAAGGCGATCAGTTCGGTTCAGTGACCTGTCTCGGTTGCCACAGCGGCGAAAAGTTTGATGACTGGACGTTTGCTCAGCATAATACGGCTGATGTCAACTGCTCCAGTTGTCATACCATTCATGCCGAACACCGGCCCCGATCGGCTGACAACATCCAGGAAAAGTGCTACGGCTGTCACAGTGATGTCAGAGCGGCGTCGTTCATGCCGTCGCACC includes these proteins:
- a CDS encoding cytochrome c3 family protein, producing the protein MGGNNRRQLIPAGIMAAALLVGWIWLPVLPAAGQLINDCLTCHEDPNLTGERDGRQISVYLDIGKYRKSMHGEMECIDCHSDLDGVEDFSHTERLEPVDCGLCHVEIAEIYNGSLHGRAVKEGGRLAPRCADCHGAHDILAVSSPDSRVTKFNIPFVCSRCHKEGTAVSETYDIPQDSILIHYSELIHGVGLFKQGLTVTAVCLVSVYERKIL
- a CDS encoding MerR family transcriptional regulator, with translation MIAKHPIRVVSKKTGLSPHLIRIWERRYRAILPERSSTNQRLYSDEDIEKLKLLHQATESGESISQIAGLSTGELRNMLGENSKSPSIPYQDSKLNGPGAGQPLREIIENCIMAIHELDSVKLEAVLLRASVDLSQRVLITKVIQPLMYEIGNLWARGSLKIVHEHLASAVIRTFLGEMMSSLRLSHSAPVLIATTPRGQTHEFGAMIAAILSSFEGWRPIYLGPDMPADDIAHAANTREAPVVILSIVYPLNDPLLVRELRRLKKLLNGDISILAGGRGIENYRGILAEIGAIPINDLDSLITELKSIRP
- a CDS encoding alginate export family protein; this translates as MAKKTLIIILLISGVIMQSVASEETAERNNFRHLKISFSERLRLVTWDNTITLADSAAQTTTFTRHRTSLMGQYYPDPKMELALKLTNEFRYYFIPADREFEIDEIFVDQLYLKWNLKKPLDGILTLGRQNIMLGEGFIVMDGHPLDGSRSIYFNAARFDWRITPGHELTVFYSYQEEIDEWLPVINEVDQVLVEQPEEGIGLYYSGRINRYDIQGYYVRKNVDANNIDTLASEINTIGGRIVSPLIESLSVTGEGAFQFGQAGQYDRAAFGGYFHLDYKTVWPSYLPKMIQLGVICLSGDNRATEKDEGWNPIFARWPKWSESYIYTQIKEDRVAWWTNLASLYGRCDFDFTPKINLSLQYHHLMAPRVADPESAFPGGDGHNRGNLFIGLLKFVIDKNLTGHFLWEGFLPGNYYFHGADGYSWVRAELLFKVG
- a CDS encoding DUF378 domain-containing protein encodes the protein MKSFNIIVAALLVIGGLNWGLVGLFNFDLVESIFGDMTALSRIVYGLVGLSALYQIIQFKSIQQRTNVVSESN
- a CDS encoding NapC/NirT family cytochrome c, which translates into the protein MKKLKFPRLAYNWLSGIGIVGAVITILLMTFLYVIGIFTRVTNPYLGIFLYMVLPPILVVSLLLIPLGMFRTWRRVRKTGEVSYPSWPYVDLNQKSHRNAALVFILGTGLFVLVSAVGGYEAYHYSESVAFCGKTCHTVMKPEFTAYQNSPHARVACVACHVGPGADWFAKSKISGLYQVYAVIANVYPRPIETPIRNLRPARETCEQCHWPAKFFGGQQRVFNHYMYDHDNTRWSINLLVKTGGGNPEVGRPSGIHWHTFLTNNIEYIARDRQLQNIPWVRATNIETGKATVYRDKENPLSDEEIAAATPRRFDCMDCHNRPSHIYHSPDYDADIAMEAGRINTTLPDIKQVAVKAMAAKYENDTAATNGIAGAITEYYRDHYPEIIKTRPDDINDAIAAVQDKYAQSIFPEMKVRWEVYPDNIGHFISPGCMRCHTGSLTTEDGHILSRDCTICHTIISQGKDGATVMATSPDGLEFVHPEDIDEAWKEMNCNECHSGTQP
- a CDS encoding cytochrome c3 family protein — its product is MESADCLECHEKTTGEKESGYDRAMAMSIHDGLECIDCHTGISDLPHDEDLPKVDCGTCHDEAARIYTQHGRMSLKDGYDIPECIDCHGKHDILPAADKNSRVNPINLPETCGRCHDDIDLTKRHDILYGKAVELYKSSVHGQAALGGVYVAATCNDCHSTGGTAHRILGPGNPESSINHFNIPKTCGKCHQNVENDYWEGIHGKLVKRGETDSPVCTDCHGEHGIISPSNPESRVSPSRVAEATCSPCHESARLNEKYGIPSGRLQTYVDSYHGLKSKAGDLTVANCASCHGAHRILPHTDPTSSIYPANLQETCGHCHPGITAEMAKTPIHSTPGISQTPVAGIVKSIYIVVITLIIGLMVVHWLLDLRKKLKQVSEGDQVRRMTIGEVWQHTFLMVSFIVLVISGFALRFYNSWWVNTLFGWEGGFPLRGIIHRVAAVVFVLTAIWHVVYLFSPRGKQFLKDMMPGLRDFHGFVKTILYNIGIGKIKPGFGRFSYVEKAEYWALVWGTVIMIISGFFLWFDNFAVEWFPKGFLDVVLVIHYYEAWLAFLAILIWHMYSTIFNPDVYPMNPSWYTGKMPRRMYEHEHAEDLKLTGTPTITPDENKSGDMPDHKG
- a CDS encoding DUF4397 domain-containing protein translates to MLSKRIIAGFTAIVLGLIFVAGCSDDDNNPMKSVSKMTSSIRVIHASYDAPEVDIRVDGTVAIGGLGYGQSSGYAEISDGVRNISVTPAGANSPVVIEADLDLEVNTSYTVFAVNNLGSIEPVVAVDDRSQVQSKAKVRFLHASPDAPAVDIKLNSGDGPTVFVNKAFKDITEYAEVDPGSYTFVVTPSGDNSEVLIFEPINVTAGVIYTAVAHGTLDNTDLYDLAVRIFVDNNDGDLFVDLKPAVTKVLVAHASPDAPGVDLLIDDLVINNTSLTFPNNTGYLDVNAGDRGVKVNVSGSMTTVINAGLNLDAGMAYSIFAVNSVSNIEPLVLVDDLTTPAAGMAHIRFLHLSPDAPAVDITLTDDTVVFGNKAFRDYTSFTPLNAGLYDLQVRAAGTSMVILNLPGINLEDGKIYTVFAKGFLAGSGDTAIGAAIIVNN